CTCTCAACATGGTGAAGCCTGCTTCTTTCGTGAAAGCCACCGCCTGCTCGATGCCGGCGTAGTATTCGTGGTTGCCGGTGATCGCAAATTTACCATACCGGGGATGTACTTCCCGAAGCATCTCTGCAAGTCTTCCTAATGTGGCTGTGTCTCCATCCACAAGATCGCCCGTGGACAAGAAAAGATCCGGCTTTGCTCTTTTCACCTGCCCCATAATCTTCTGCACCCTGCTATCACGCACTATCAAACCGATGTGCACGTCGGAAATCTGCACTATGCGCAGCGGGCTCACAGCGGCGGGGAGTTTCGATGTGTGGATACGTATCGTATCGACACCGATCCGACTTGCTTCGAAACCGCCGTAGATGCTTATCAGCAACGAGACCGACAATGCTATGAGGAAATAGCTTCGTGACGAGAGAACTGCTCTCAATCCTTCAGCCACTGAGCCCGCGGGCAAAAGCAGGCCGGCCAGATATAGAACGATACGATAGAGATCAATCACTATCAAACCGCAGACGAGAAGAAAAAGAAACCCAAGCCACGTGTAGCCCACGTACGCCATGATACGGGCAAGCGGCTCGATGTCATACTTTTCAAACTGACGAATGATCACGGGCGCCGCGATCATCCAAAGCATGAAGAGGACAAGCACGAGACTCGCGCGAACGCCAAGCGCAAAAGCGTTTCTCGCTTTCATGAACACATAAAAGTGAAGGAGGCTATAAAGCGAAAAAAAAGAAATCAGGAACAT
This genomic stretch from Syntrophorhabdales bacterium harbors:
- a CDS encoding metallophosphoesterase, with product MTMFLISFFSLYSLLHFYVFMKARNAFALGVRASLVLVLFMLWMIAAPVIIRQFEKYDIEPLARIMAYVGYTWLGFLFLLVCGLIVIDLYRIVLYLAGLLLPAGSVAEGLRAVLSSRSYFLIALSVSLLISIYGGFEASRIGVDTIRIHTSKLPAAVSPLRIVQISDVHIGLIVRDSRVQKIMGQVKRAKPDLFLSTGDLVDGDTATLGRLAEMLREVHPRYGKFAITGNHEYYAGIEQAVAFTKEAGFTMLRGERANVGEFLTIVGLDDPAGPGMIKGDGDLEGKLLALPSGGRFILLLKHRPDVEQASLGRFDLQLSGHLHKGQIFPFRFFVRLFYPMYTGLYALDRNSSLYVSAGSGTWGPPIRFLAPPKVTLIELVHAE